The following are encoded together in the Nocardioides sp. Arc9.136 genome:
- a CDS encoding metal-dependent transcriptional regulator, protein MSDLIDTTEMYLRTIYELVEEGIVPLRARIAERLHQSGPTVSQTVARMERDGLVTVEGDRHLELTDEGRRLAVRVMRKHRLAERLLTDVIGLDWELVHEEACRWEHVMSETVERRLLELLDHPTESPYGNPIPGLAELGQESLPESFMDGVEPLSRAAGSAEGRVLVRRISEEMQKDEVLMSALRRVGALPDKTVTVIATGEGVLIGSGGETAEIVPEAANHIFVRQL, encoded by the coding sequence GTGAGCGACCTGATCGACACCACCGAGATGTACCTCCGGACCATCTACGAGCTGGTCGAGGAAGGGATCGTCCCGCTGCGTGCCCGGATCGCCGAGCGTCTCCACCAGAGCGGCCCGACGGTCTCCCAGACCGTCGCCCGGATGGAGCGGGACGGGCTGGTGACCGTCGAGGGCGACCGCCACCTGGAGCTCACCGACGAGGGCCGGCGCCTCGCCGTGCGGGTCATGCGCAAGCACCGGCTGGCCGAGCGGCTGCTGACCGACGTCATCGGCCTGGACTGGGAGCTGGTCCACGAGGAGGCGTGCCGTTGGGAGCACGTCATGTCCGAGACCGTCGAGCGCCGCCTGCTCGAGCTGCTCGACCACCCCACGGAGTCGCCGTACGGCAACCCCATCCCGGGCCTGGCCGAGCTGGGCCAGGAGTCGCTCCCCGAGAGCTTCATGGACGGCGTCGAGCCGCTCTCCCGCGCCGCGGGCTCGGCCGAGGGTCGCGTGCTGGTGCGCCGCATCTCCGAGGAGATGCAGAAGGACGAGGTCCTGATGAGCGCGCTGCGCCGCGTCGGCGCGCTGCCGGACAAGACCGTCACCGTGATCGCGACCGGCGAGGGCGTGCTGATCGGTTCCGGCGGCGAGACCGCCGAGATCGTCCCCGAGGCCGCGAACCACATCTTCGTCCGCCAGCTCTGA
- a CDS encoding Sir2 family NAD-dependent protein deacetylase, which yields MTPTAEHPTGHDTGYDAALALLGAGPLVVLTGAGLSTDSGIPDYRGPGRPPRSPMMFAEFVSGPAARQRYWARSHLGWGRMRHADPNPGHQALAEIDPELLITQNVDGLHERVGQRRLVTLHGRIAEVVCLDCRTVSARADLHDRMTAANPGFAEQHAAVAVNPDGDVELDDPQVVAGFVVPACEECGGVLKPHVVFFGENVPPDRVERCYAAVDDLAATGGTLLVAGSSLTVMSGFRFVRRAAKAGTPLVIVNRGATRGDELATCRLDVGCSELLSELAARRGAAAGRGAPSRR from the coding sequence ATGACCCCGACGGCCGAGCACCCCACCGGGCACGACACCGGGTACGACGCGGCGCTGGCCCTCCTCGGGGCCGGACCGCTCGTCGTGCTGACCGGCGCCGGGCTCTCGACCGACTCCGGCATCCCCGACTACCGGGGCCCGGGCCGGCCGCCCCGCTCGCCGATGATGTTCGCGGAGTTCGTCTCGGGACCTGCGGCGCGGCAGCGCTACTGGGCCCGCAGCCACCTCGGCTGGGGCCGGATGCGGCACGCCGACCCCAACCCCGGGCACCAGGCGCTCGCCGAGATCGACCCCGAGCTGCTCATCACCCAGAACGTCGACGGCCTGCACGAGCGGGTCGGCCAGCGGCGGCTGGTGACCCTGCACGGCCGGATCGCCGAGGTCGTGTGCCTGGACTGCCGGACGGTCTCGGCCCGCGCGGACCTGCACGACCGGATGACCGCGGCCAACCCCGGGTTCGCCGAGCAGCACGCGGCGGTGGCGGTCAACCCCGACGGCGACGTGGAGCTCGACGACCCCCAGGTGGTCGCGGGCTTCGTCGTCCCCGCGTGCGAGGAGTGCGGCGGGGTGCTCAAGCCGCACGTGGTGTTCTTCGGCGAGAACGTGCCGCCCGACCGGGTCGAGCGCTGCTACGCCGCCGTCGACGACCTGGCGGCGACCGGGGGGACGCTGCTGGTGGCGGGGTCCAGCCTGACGGTGATGAGCGGGTTCCGGTTCGTGCGGCGGGCGGCCAAGGCCGGGACGCCGCTGGTGATCGTCAACCGGGGCGCGACCCGGGGCGACGAGCTGGCGACGTGCCGGCTCGACGTGGGCTGCAGCGAGCTGCTCAGCGAGCTTGCCGCACGACGCGGCGCCGCAGCTGGCCGAGGAGCTCCATCACGGCGGTGA